In Nostoc sp. CENA543, a single genomic region encodes these proteins:
- the uvsE gene encoding UV DNA damage repair endonuclease UvsE has protein sequence MAAIELNNLSQTAKLNPKTKPELGLVCITVDKQVRFRTMTRTYYLKLNLTQREAALQEIYQHNLQRLHDALSFCEANKIRLYRMSSALFPLSDIEDEIGANILETMSADLSKIGAKAQQLNIRMVLHPDQYVVLSSDSPKVVETSIKILARHARNLDLLGLPCSPWSLMNIHGGKSQRSQQLVKVISELPTNIKNRLTLENDEYAYSAAEILAVCQQAQIPMVFDAHHHICHEKLDSYNHPSTEAMFYAARETWTHPDWQLVHISNGEQTFNDRKHSDLITAMPNIYHQAPWIEIEAKQKEVAISHLRSWWVMGQ, from the coding sequence ATGGCTGCAATCGAGTTAAATAATTTGTCCCAGACAGCAAAGTTAAACCCAAAGACTAAGCCAGAATTAGGATTAGTTTGCATTACTGTGGATAAACAAGTCCGCTTTCGGACAATGACGCGCACATACTACTTAAAACTCAATTTGACTCAGCGCGAAGCTGCTTTGCAAGAAATTTATCAACATAATTTACAGCGTTTACATGATGCCTTATCTTTTTGCGAAGCCAACAAGATTCGACTGTATCGAATGTCTTCGGCTTTGTTTCCTCTGAGTGACATAGAAGACGAAATCGGCGCAAATATTTTAGAAACAATGAGTGCTGATTTAAGTAAAATCGGAGCAAAAGCTCAACAATTAAACATCAGAATGGTACTGCATCCAGACCAATATGTAGTCCTGAGTTCTGATTCTCCGAAAGTGGTAGAAACGAGTATCAAAATTTTAGCCAGACACGCCCGTAACCTCGATTTACTCGGCTTACCTTGTTCACCTTGGTCATTAATGAATATTCATGGCGGTAAATCCCAACGTAGCCAACAATTAGTTAAAGTCATCAGCGAATTACCCACCAACATCAAAAACCGTTTAACACTAGAAAATGATGAATACGCCTACAGTGCCGCAGAAATTTTAGCAGTTTGCCAACAAGCTCAAATCCCAATGGTATTTGATGCCCATCATCATATTTGCCATGAAAAACTAGACAGTTACAATCATCCCAGCACAGAAGCTATGTTTTACGCCGCCAGGGAAACCTGGACACATCCAGACTGGCAACTAGTCCACATTTCCAACGGTGAACAAACATTCAACGACAGAAAACACAGTGATCTAATTACCGCCATGCCCAATATTTACCACCAAGCACCCTGGATAGAAATTGAAGCCAAACAAAAAGAAGTTGCAATTTCACATCTGCGCTCATGGTGGGTTATGGGACAATAG
- a CDS encoding Hsp70 family protein: MAIAIDFGTSNTVIARWNPVTQQPQTLALPGLSIQQSLNPPLIPSLLYVEDANQGKIIVGQQVRDRGLDLKSDTRFFRSFKRGIGSDIQGFLPEIDGQTITFEQVGQWFLTQVIEQLAPLEGGLDSLVLTVPVDSFEAYRYWLGKVCLALPVEQVRMLDEPTAAALGYGLGEAENLLVIDFGGGTLDLSLVQLNKSSQANTKPVGFLLKWGNKSLAEDSKQKVKTARVLAKAGQNLGGTDIDNWLVDYFAKNQGLAVSPLTIRLAEKVKIQLSSQNQASEVYFDDENFESYELELNRDTLDNILKEHAFFEQLDESMTNLLQQARRQGIELADINAVLLVGGTVQLPAVQTWVRQYFPAEKIRCERPFEAIAQGALQLSQGVEIKDFLYHSYGVRYWDRRNQRHNWHPIIKAGQAYPMTQPVELYLGASLENQPSIELIIGELGAETGGTEVYFDGDRLITRRLDSGVTSVKPLNDQEGARTIAQLTPPGFPGSDRIKILFQVDQQRFLRITVEDLLTSETLLENQLVAQLS, encoded by the coding sequence ATGGCGATCGCAATCGATTTTGGTACAAGTAACACAGTCATTGCCCGTTGGAATCCCGTAACCCAACAGCCCCAAACCCTGGCCCTACCTGGCTTATCCATCCAACAAAGCCTCAACCCCCCACTAATTCCCAGCCTATTATATGTAGAAGATGCCAACCAAGGTAAAATCATAGTAGGGCAACAAGTGCGCGATCGCGGTCTTGACCTCAAAAGCGACACCAGATTTTTCCGCAGCTTCAAACGGGGAATCGGTTCAGATATCCAAGGTTTCCTCCCAGAAATCGACGGACAAACCATCACCTTTGAACAGGTAGGACAATGGTTTCTCACCCAAGTCATTGAACAACTCGCACCGCTAGAAGGCGGGTTAGATTCCCTCGTTTTAACTGTTCCCGTAGATAGCTTTGAAGCTTATCGCTATTGGCTAGGTAAAGTATGCCTTGCCTTACCCGTCGAACAGGTGCGGATGCTAGACGAACCGACAGCCGCCGCTTTAGGCTACGGTTTAGGGGAGGCAGAAAATTTGTTAGTGATTGATTTTGGCGGTGGTACTTTAGATTTATCCTTAGTGCAGTTAAATAAAAGTAGCCAAGCCAACACTAAGCCTGTGGGTTTTCTCCTCAAGTGGGGCAATAAATCCTTAGCTGAAGACTCCAAACAAAAAGTCAAAACCGCCCGTGTGTTAGCTAAAGCCGGGCAGAATTTAGGCGGTACAGATATTGATAATTGGTTGGTAGATTACTTTGCCAAAAACCAAGGTTTAGCCGTTAGTCCCTTAACCATCAGACTAGCAGAGAAAGTCAAGATTCAACTATCTAGCCAAAACCAAGCCAGCGAAGTTTATTTTGATGATGAAAACTTTGAAAGCTACGAACTAGAATTAAACCGCGACACCTTAGACAATATTCTCAAAGAACACGCCTTTTTTGAGCAATTAGATGAGTCAATGACGAATCTATTGCAGCAAGCGCGCCGCCAAGGCATTGAACTTGCAGATATTAACGCTGTGTTGTTAGTAGGTGGCACTGTACAACTACCAGCAGTGCAGACATGGGTAAGGCAATATTTCCCAGCCGAAAAGATTCGTTGTGAACGTCCTTTTGAAGCGATCGCCCAAGGTGCATTGCAACTATCCCAAGGCGTAGAAATCAAAGATTTTCTCTATCATAGTTATGGTGTGCGGTATTGGGATCGCCGTAACCAACGCCATAATTGGCATCCGATTATTAAAGCCGGACAAGCTTACCCCATGACTCAGCCTGTAGAATTATACTTGGGTGCTTCTTTAGAGAATCAGCCCAGTATTGAGTTAATTATTGGTGAACTCGGTGCAGAAACAGGCGGGACAGAAGTATATTTTGATGGCGATCGCTTAATTACCCGTCGCTTAGATAGCGGTGTCACCAGCGTTAAACCCCTAAATGATCAAGAGGGTGCCAGAACTATTGCCCAACTTACACCCCCAGGGTTTCCGGGGAGCGATCGCATTAAAATTTTATTTCAGGTTGATCAGCAAAGGTTTTTACGCATCACCGTTGAGGATTTATTAACCAGTGAAACTCTCTTAGAAAATCAACTCGTTGCCCAGTTGAGCTAA
- a CDS encoding dynamin family protein — translation MDTSLIGNQVVNFLSNITGQKMTQKDVTPPVLFLANLIVVLLGVILIDGSVTEKEKQRLVELLYRFSTPESDIRKLTHLMIKGIRKYQLYRKFNELLAITHPLSQAERLLLIGFGYEMSTINGSMGLREQRYLEIVAQYLDVKPQHLAVLASAFKPPDNFDIEVLNEVDDLLNPSHFQALNPKISLQLSSEDLINLAVNTNTQESNPRVYVYYEGLKNFQEFSKHLENYCHQVLQIIQTCNQRGFLSNDSDKLVDKAREVLERVRSHKFRLAVVGEFSQGKSTLLNALLGEEIQPMREIPCSGTVAVLKYGERKRVVCRYKDGREEEIPFEEYRQQASISEEVAIGSLNEEFIQSTIEDIIVEHPNLTLCNSGVEIIDSPGLNENPELTAITQKLLHDIDAAIFVTNASRSLTQGERELLNQLRIKLNGGKDKEPASNLFIVGNFMDLVRTEKGREQIQKRILNLVEGDNPIITGKNRVHFLSAQTALNAILNKTEDEYQENFDIFIKSLERFLMLERGGLKLYQLSDKLNKIIQEITEHLLHFKDALESEINIAEDEKHKILERIGEFSGRDVKICLLTIQLIEQALEKASVSWNEWYEGLDERMVFRSEHWHSEHRLLWNQDKLIRDYIQYFVRDLSNEVDEWVNTHLKNLVLKENLQNLNINIKYELEAIQSEFNLLDIRSNTTFSEELKLSINDITDQLIELDSIDFSAALKEEVLVFTGIGFIPVALANITSVIASSFGSRMLDSDRLHSQIKTSVLEIGFQKFDESIDKIYEKLQENIERFFDTKVEAVSRVIEGAISVYEKILEQQERSHQEMLEQHYATKSWIMNKCQELEEISNKISTDIATWNSEVINKVIIKREYD, via the coding sequence ATGGATACATCATTGATTGGGAATCAGGTGGTTAATTTTTTGTCAAATATTACTGGACAAAAAATGACACAAAAAGATGTTACTCCGCCAGTTTTATTTTTAGCTAATTTGATTGTTGTCTTGTTAGGAGTAATCCTAATTGATGGTTCTGTTACCGAGAAAGAAAAACAAAGATTAGTTGAACTATTATATCGCTTTAGCACACCAGAAAGTGACATCCGTAAATTAACCCATTTGATGATTAAAGGAATTAGAAAATATCAGCTTTATCGCAAGTTTAACGAATTATTAGCTATCACTCATCCCCTATCACAAGCAGAAAGATTATTGTTGATTGGCTTTGGCTATGAGATGTCTACAATTAACGGCAGCATGGGTTTACGTGAACAGAGATATTTGGAAATTGTAGCTCAATATTTAGACGTTAAGCCACAACATTTAGCAGTGTTGGCATCAGCATTCAAACCACCAGATAACTTTGATATAGAAGTTTTAAATGAAGTAGATGATTTACTAAATCCATCACATTTCCAAGCATTAAATCCTAAAATATCTCTTCAGTTATCCTCTGAAGATTTGATCAATTTGGCTGTTAACACTAACACACAAGAAAGTAATCCTCGTGTTTATGTCTATTATGAAGGGTTGAAGAATTTCCAAGAATTTAGTAAACATTTAGAGAATTATTGCCATCAGGTTTTGCAGATAATTCAAACTTGTAATCAACGGGGGTTTTTATCTAATGACTCAGATAAATTAGTTGATAAAGCTAGGGAAGTCTTAGAAAGAGTCAGATCACACAAATTTAGGCTAGCAGTTGTAGGTGAATTTAGCCAAGGAAAATCTACTTTACTCAATGCTTTATTAGGTGAAGAAATTCAACCGATGCGAGAGATTCCTTGTAGTGGTACGGTAGCTGTCTTAAAGTACGGGGAGAGAAAACGGGTAGTCTGTCGTTATAAAGATGGAAGAGAAGAAGAAATACCATTTGAGGAGTATAGACAACAAGCAAGTATTTCTGAAGAGGTTGCTATTGGTTCACTCAACGAAGAATTCATACAATCTACTATTGAAGATATCATTGTTGAACATCCAAATTTGACATTATGCAATAGTGGTGTAGAGATAATTGATTCACCGGGTTTGAACGAAAATCCCGAACTCACAGCTATTACTCAGAAGTTACTTCACGATATTGATGCTGCTATTTTTGTGACTAATGCTTCGCGATCGCTAACGCAAGGTGAGCGTGAGTTGTTGAATCAATTGCGAATCAAACTCAACGGGGGTAAAGATAAAGAACCTGCAAGTAACTTATTCATTGTAGGTAATTTTATGGATTTAGTGCGTACAGAAAAAGGTCGTGAGCAGATTCAAAAGAGAATTTTGAATTTAGTTGAAGGTGATAACCCCATAATTACAGGAAAAAATCGTGTTCACTTCCTTTCAGCTCAAACCGCACTCAATGCGATTTTGAATAAGACTGAAGATGAATATCAAGAAAATTTTGACATTTTTATTAAATCCCTTGAAAGATTCTTAATGCTGGAGAGGGGAGGACTAAAACTTTATCAATTGTCTGATAAACTCAATAAAATAATTCAAGAAATCACTGAACATCTGCTGCATTTTAAAGATGCTCTAGAGTCGGAAATTAATATTGCAGAAGATGAAAAACATAAAATCCTAGAAAGAATTGGAGAGTTTAGTGGACGGGATGTCAAAATATGTTTATTAACAATTCAACTCATAGAACAAGCACTGGAAAAAGCTAGTGTTTCTTGGAATGAGTGGTATGAGGGTTTAGATGAACGCATGGTATTTAGGAGTGAGCATTGGCATTCTGAACATAGACTTCTCTGGAATCAGGATAAGTTAATTCGTGACTATATTCAGTATTTTGTCAGAGATTTATCTAATGAAGTTGATGAATGGGTGAATACTCATCTGAAAAATTTAGTTCTCAAAGAGAACTTACAAAACCTCAATATCAACATTAAGTATGAGTTAGAAGCCATTCAATCAGAATTTAATTTATTAGACATTAGAAGTAACACCACATTCAGTGAAGAATTAAAACTTTCTATTAATGATATTACTGATCAATTAATTGAGTTAGATAGTATTGATTTCAGTGCTGCATTAAAAGAAGAGGTACTAGTATTTACCGGAATTGGATTTATCCCAGTTGCTTTAGCTAATATCACTTCGGTAATTGCCAGTTCTTTTGGCTCTAGGATGTTAGACAGCGATAGATTGCATAGTCAAATTAAAACATCTGTTTTAGAAATAGGATTTCAAAAGTTTGATGAATCAATTGATAAGATATACGAAAAACTCCAGGAAAATATTGAAAGATTTTTTGATACCAAAGTCGAAGCAGTAAGTCGAGTGATTGAAGGAGCTATATCTGTGTATGAAAAAATCTTGGAACAGCAAGAGCGATCGCATCAGGAAATGTTAGAACAACATTATGCAACTAAATCCTGGATTATGAACAAATGTCAAGAACTTGAGGAGATCAGCAACAAAATCAGTACAGATATTGCGACTTGGAATTCAGAAGTAATTAATAAAGTAATTATTAAGAGAGAATACGATTAA
- a CDS encoding peptidoglycan-binding protein: MSDIAMLMTGVLMTKQPSAAQVINPPIIQSEQNMQEVRPNPPFQLTAQAQAISPRYVSSSSHVSQNLLAHKPKPQKSRLTRVKQRLPKNLNQITKSSAFKSLKDNVPAKKSLIVQQRRDKLIPDKLPKASLLNRRKLTNQQNREDDLAFVSSPSFSRYPLPNLSFRNSGVAVKVLQRLLMANGYYVRVDGNFGALTESAVKAFQAKHNLKVDGIVGSKTWQYLSMYSQ, from the coding sequence ATGAGTGATATTGCAATGTTGATGACAGGCGTATTAATGACAAAGCAACCATCGGCTGCTCAAGTGATCAATCCGCCTATAATTCAGTCAGAACAAAATATGCAGGAAGTGAGACCAAATCCACCGTTTCAACTAACTGCACAAGCGCAAGCTATTTCACCTAGATATGTGTCATCCAGTAGCCATGTCTCACAGAATTTATTAGCGCATAAGCCTAAACCTCAAAAAAGTCGCTTAACCAGGGTTAAGCAAAGACTTCCCAAAAACTTGAATCAAATCACCAAATCATCTGCCTTTAAATCTCTCAAAGATAATGTTCCTGCTAAAAAAAGCTTAATAGTTCAACAGCGCAGAGATAAACTTATTCCCGACAAATTGCCAAAAGCCAGTTTACTCAATAGACGAAAGTTAACAAATCAGCAAAACAGAGAAGATGATCTTGCTTTTGTCAGTTCTCCAAGCTTCAGCCGCTACCCATTACCTAATTTAAGTTTTAGAAATTCTGGTGTAGCGGTAAAGGTATTACAACGCCTGTTAATGGCTAACGGCTATTATGTGAGAGTAGATGGCAATTTTGGTGCATTAACAGAGAGTGCCGTTAAAGCTTTTCAAGCAAAACATAATTTAAAGGTTGATGGAATAGTAGGGTCTAAAACTTGGCAATATCTGTCCATGTACAGCCAATGA
- the nblS gene encoding two-component system sensor histidine kinase NblS, whose protein sequence is MLSLLKTIREAIANWWSEFTLQTKLLAVATLVVSLVMSGLTFWAVNTIQQDARMNDTRFGRDLGLLLAANITPLVADHNLTEVAKFSQRFYSSTSSIRYMLYADETGKIYFGIPFWEPEVENSLTIERRIELPEDYPEEGDKPMVRQHMTPDGVVTDVFIPLIVNKKYYGVLAIGINPNQIAVISTNFTRDVTIAVFITIWVMVILAGVINALTITKPIKELLVGVKQIAAGNFKQRIDLPLGGELGELIFNFNEMAERLERYEEQNIEELTAEKAKLETLVSTIADGAVLIDNNMQVILVNPTARRIFGWEGSDDVVGSNVLHNLPPTVQMEITKPLSLMAAGECESAEFRLALNQPVKRTIRILLTTVLNLQRESIKGIAITVQDITREVELNEAKSQFISNVSHELRTPLFNIKSFIETLHDYGEDLSAEEKREFLQTVNHETDRLTRLVNDVLDLSKLESGKTYNFYGVDLAQAIEQTLRTYQLNAKDKGIEISQEVAPQLPLVTGNYDLLLQVLANLVGNALKFTPAGGKVTIRAYQLDIHALLPNQPPQVRVEVSDTGIGIAPEDQQAIFDRFFRVENRVHTLEGTGLGLSIVRNIIERHRSKVNLVSEVGVGTTFWFDLTLFEVETPKPEIEPTNVS, encoded by the coding sequence ATGCTGTCGCTGTTAAAAACAATCCGAGAAGCGATCGCCAATTGGTGGTCAGAGTTCACACTTCAAACTAAACTTTTGGCTGTGGCTACTTTGGTAGTCTCTTTGGTCATGAGTGGTCTCACTTTCTGGGCGGTAAATACCATTCAGCAAGATGCCCGCATGAATGATACCCGCTTTGGGCGGGATTTGGGACTACTACTAGCTGCTAACATCACTCCTTTAGTAGCTGACCATAATCTCACAGAGGTAGCTAAATTTTCTCAACGCTTCTATAGCAGTACCTCTAGTATCCGCTATATGCTCTACGCGGATGAAACTGGCAAGATTTACTTTGGGATTCCCTTTTGGGAACCTGAAGTAGAAAACTCGCTGACTATTGAAAGGCGTATTGAACTGCCAGAAGATTACCCAGAGGAAGGGGATAAGCCAATGGTGCGGCAACACATGACTCCTGATGGAGTCGTGACTGATGTATTTATCCCTCTAATTGTTAATAAAAAATATTACGGTGTATTAGCAATTGGTATCAACCCCAATCAAATAGCCGTTATCTCTACTAATTTCACCCGTGATGTGACCATTGCCGTGTTTATTACGATTTGGGTAATGGTAATTTTGGCTGGAGTGATCAACGCTTTGACAATCACTAAACCCATTAAAGAACTACTAGTAGGGGTAAAACAAATTGCCGCCGGTAACTTTAAACAGCGCATCGATTTACCTTTGGGTGGTGAATTAGGGGAGCTAATTTTCAACTTTAATGAAATGGCGGAACGGCTAGAACGCTACGAAGAGCAAAATATTGAGGAACTCACAGCCGAAAAAGCCAAGCTGGAAACCCTCGTCTCTACTATCGCCGATGGTGCTGTCTTAATTGACAATAATATGCAGGTGATTTTAGTCAATCCCACGGCACGGCGTATCTTTGGTTGGGAAGGTAGTGATGATGTAGTAGGCAGTAATGTTTTACATAATTTGCCCCCAACCGTGCAAATGGAAATCACCAAACCTTTATCCTTAATGGCCGCCGGTGAATGTGAAAGTGCGGAGTTTCGTTTGGCTTTAAATCAACCCGTTAAGCGCACTATCCGCATTCTCTTAACTACGGTTCTCAATTTGCAACGGGAGAGTATTAAAGGCATTGCCATTACTGTGCAGGATATTACTCGTGAAGTAGAACTCAATGAAGCTAAAAGCCAATTTATTAGCAATGTTTCCCACGAACTGCGAACGCCCTTATTTAATATCAAATCTTTTATTGAAACTCTACATGATTACGGTGAAGATTTAAGTGCAGAAGAAAAACGGGAATTCCTGCAAACAGTTAACCATGAAACCGATCGCTTAACTCGCTTAGTTAATGATGTTTTGGATTTATCGAAGCTAGAATCTGGTAAGACTTATAACTTCTACGGTGTAGACTTAGCCCAGGCGATCGAACAAACTCTGCGGACATACCAACTCAACGCCAAAGACAAAGGAATTGAAATATCACAAGAAGTTGCTCCTCAATTGCCCCTAGTTACGGGTAATTATGATTTGTTACTACAAGTTTTAGCTAACTTGGTGGGTAACGCACTTAAGTTTACTCCTGCTGGCGGTAAAGTTACCATTCGTGCCTATCAATTAGATATCCACGCTTTATTACCCAATCAACCCCCACAAGTACGCGTAGAAGTGTCTGATACAGGTATTGGTATCGCACCAGAAGACCAACAGGCTATTTTTGACCGTTTCTTCCGTGTGGAAAACCGCGTTCACACCTTAGAAGGTACAGGTTTAGGTCTTTCCATTGTGAGAAATATCATCGAAAGACACCGCAGTAAAGTAAATTTGGTGAGTGAAGTTGGTGTGGGTACTACTTTTTGGTTTGATTTAACTCTATTTGAAGTAGAAACACCGAAGCCAGAAATTGAGCCTACAAATGTTAGCTAA
- the purD gene encoding phosphoribosylamine--glycine ligase, translating to MKVLVVGNGGREHALAWKLLRSPQVDQVVCVPGNGGTATLARCQNIPLAVDDFEGISKYALDNGISLVVVGPEVPLAKGITDYLQAKGLKVFGPTRTGAKIEASKAWAKALMQAAEIPTAKAAVFTEATAAKSYVQAQGAPIVVKADGLAAGKGVIVATTIEEAENAIDTIFQGQFGSAGEFIVIEECLIGQEVSVLAVTDGLTIRPLLPAQDHKRIGEGDTGENTGGMGAYAPAPIATPEIMARVQTEVLERAIAALKSQGIDYRGILYAGLMISPDGNFKVLEFNCRFGDPETQVILPLLATPLEELILACVEQRLSELPPLAWHEGASATVVAASGGYPGDYEKGKVITGIAEAETKAATVFHAGTKLNEQQQIVTDGGRVLNVTATGENFQQALAKAYNGLQSIQFEGMYYRRDIGHRVLSAE from the coding sequence GTGAAAGTTTTAGTTGTAGGGAATGGCGGACGCGAACACGCGCTGGCTTGGAAATTGTTGCGATCGCCCCAAGTTGATCAGGTAGTATGTGTACCAGGTAACGGTGGTACAGCCACTCTGGCACGTTGCCAAAATATCCCCTTGGCAGTGGATGATTTTGAGGGTATCAGTAAATACGCCTTAGATAACGGGATTTCGCTGGTGGTGGTAGGGCCGGAAGTACCCTTAGCTAAAGGTATTACTGACTACTTACAAGCAAAAGGATTAAAGGTATTTGGCCCTACCAGAACTGGTGCCAAAATTGAAGCGAGTAAAGCTTGGGCAAAAGCTCTGATGCAAGCAGCAGAAATTCCTACTGCTAAGGCTGCGGTATTTACTGAGGCAACGGCCGCTAAATCTTATGTTCAAGCTCAAGGTGCACCGATAGTTGTCAAAGCCGATGGTTTGGCTGCCGGGAAAGGTGTTATTGTTGCTACCACCATAGAAGAAGCAGAAAACGCCATTGACACCATCTTTCAAGGGCAGTTTGGCAGTGCTGGGGAATTTATCGTTATTGAAGAATGTTTAATCGGGCAGGAAGTTTCGGTGTTAGCCGTGACAGATGGCTTGACCATTCGCCCTTTATTGCCTGCCCAAGACCACAAACGCATCGGTGAGGGGGATACAGGCGAAAATACAGGTGGCATGGGCGCGTATGCCCCAGCACCCATTGCTACGCCAGAAATTATGGCTAGGGTGCAAACGGAAGTTTTAGAAAGAGCGATCGCAGCTTTAAAATCCCAAGGTATCGATTATCGTGGTATTCTCTACGCCGGCTTGATGATTTCACCCGATGGCAACTTTAAAGTTTTAGAATTTAACTGTCGCTTCGGTGATCCTGAAACCCAAGTCATCCTGCCACTCTTAGCCACACCCTTAGAAGAGTTGATTTTAGCTTGCGTCGAGCAACGTTTGAGCGAATTACCCCCCTTAGCATGGCATGAAGGCGCATCTGCCACAGTAGTAGCCGCTTCCGGCGGTTATCCAGGGGACTATGAAAAAGGCAAAGTCATAACCGGAATTGCAGAAGCCGAAACCAAAGCAGCCACAGTCTTTCACGCCGGCACAAAATTAAACGAACAACAACAAATCGTCACAGATGGCGGCCGAGTCTTAAACGTGACAGCTACAGGCGAAAACTTCCAGCAAGCCCTAGCCAAAGCTTACAACGGGCTACAATCTATTCAATTTGAAGGGATGTATTACCGTAGAGATATTGGTCATAGAGTGCTGAGTGCTGAGTAA
- a CDS encoding NAD-dependent epimerase/dehydratase family protein, giving the protein MTKVIVTGAAGFIGSHLAETLLEQGKQVIGIDELNDYYDPIFKRKNLAHLQSSPNFTLIENDIQSLDWSKLLQDVDVVYHQAAQAGVRASWGQGFRAYTERNINATQVMLEAAKDAKQLTRFVFASTSSVYGDAETLPTHEGIPPQPVSPYGITKLAAERLCGLYHKNFGVPFVALRYFTVYGPRQRPDMAFHKFFKAVLQDEAIPIYGDGQQTRDFTFVKDAVAANLAAATVPEAVGEIFNIGGGSRVVLAEILNTMEKIVDKPIKRNHIEKAMGDARHTAADVSKARQLLGYQPQVSLQEGLLQEWQWVKALYS; this is encoded by the coding sequence ATGACTAAAGTTATTGTAACTGGAGCAGCAGGATTTATTGGCTCTCATCTAGCCGAAACTCTTCTAGAACAAGGAAAACAAGTAATTGGTATTGATGAACTTAACGATTATTACGACCCCATATTCAAACGTAAGAATCTTGCTCACTTACAAAGTTCGCCTAACTTTACTTTAATTGAGAACGATATTCAGAGCTTAGATTGGTCAAAATTGCTGCAAGATGTAGATGTAGTTTATCATCAAGCTGCCCAAGCAGGAGTTAGAGCCAGTTGGGGTCAAGGTTTTCGTGCGTACACTGAACGCAACATTAACGCCACACAAGTCATGTTAGAAGCAGCTAAAGATGCGAAACAATTAACTAGATTTGTGTTTGCTTCCACATCTAGCGTCTATGGGGATGCGGAAACCTTACCAACTCATGAAGGTATTCCTCCACAGCCAGTTTCGCCCTATGGAATTACTAAACTAGCTGCCGAGCGTTTGTGTGGACTGTATCATAAAAACTTTGGTGTGCCTTTCGTGGCTCTACGTTATTTTACTGTTTACGGCCCCAGACAACGCCCTGATATGGCATTTCACAAATTTTTCAAAGCTGTTTTACAAGATGAAGCAATTCCCATCTATGGTGATGGACAGCAAACACGAGACTTTACTTTTGTCAAGGATGCTGTAGCGGCGAATTTAGCAGCAGCTACTGTACCTGAAGCTGTGGGTGAAATTTTTAATATTGGTGGTGGCAGCAGAGTTGTTTTAGCAGAAATCCTCAACACAATGGAAAAAATAGTAGATAAACCCATCAAAAGAAACCACATCGAAAAAGCAATGGGGGATGCTAGACATACTGCTGCTGATGTTTCTAAGGCACGACAGCTTTTAGGATACCAACCACAAGTGTCTTTGCAAGAAGGTTTACTACAGGAATGGCAATGGGTGAAGGCTTTGTATAGTTAA
- a CDS encoding glycoside hydrolase family protein encodes MYLFQWYVFGDLRSPSDPIFGNNLPPLVMQGGDPYVRALMRTISASEANSKRPYSLLYGGQQITDLSKHPEICVTIPVGPNTGNCSTAAGRYQIINTTWFHIAPRYHPKPANMMFWSNYSFEPEYQDIVVYRWLNDSSVWGVDISQQLRQGKLNEVLRRLSPTWTSLGYGIETNSISKSLPKIYQKMLQEELTMASQPNAANAATPSPKVKLQVKQP; translated from the coding sequence GTGTACTTATTTCAATGGTATGTGTTTGGGGATTTGCGATCGCCTTCTGATCCCATCTTCGGAAATAATTTACCGCCTTTGGTGATGCAAGGGGGTGATCCTTATGTCCGCGCTTTAATGCGTACTATTTCAGCCAGTGAAGCCAATAGCAAGCGTCCCTATTCTCTCTTATATGGTGGACAGCAAATCACTGACTTAAGTAAGCATCCTGAAATATGCGTAACTATTCCTGTAGGGCCAAATACAGGTAATTGTTCTACTGCTGCTGGCAGATATCAAATTATTAATACCACTTGGTTTCATATTGCTCCCCGCTATCACCCCAAACCAGCCAACATGATGTTTTGGTCTAATTATAGTTTTGAGCCAGAATATCAAGACATAGTAGTTTATCGCTGGTTAAATGATTCTAGTGTCTGGGGAGTTGATATTTCCCAACAGTTGCGTCAAGGGAAACTCAACGAAGTTTTACGGCGACTCTCCCCCACATGGACAAGTCTGGGTTATGGCATCGAAACCAATTCTATTAGTAAATCTTTGCCCAAGATTTATCAAAAAATGCTCCAAGAAGAATTAACTATGGCCAGTCAACCAAACGCAGCTAATGCAGCTACCCCCAGTCCCAAGGTTAAGCTCCAAGTCAAGCAACCGTAA